A genome region from Acidisarcina sp. includes the following:
- a CDS encoding GatB/YqeY domain-containing protein, whose product MSLAERVKKDMVASMKAHDAERTSTLRMVMTALKNKEIDKRSELSEAEEMQTLTTMVKQRHDSIEQFTKGNRPALAQKEAAEIVVIEAYMPKVAGESEIRDTVSAVIAELTASGAKPGPREMGTVIKSVQAKIQGSGLRADGRQVSDIVKAELAK is encoded by the coding sequence GTGAGCCTCGCGGAAAGAGTCAAGAAAGATATGGTCGCCTCAATGAAGGCCCACGACGCAGAACGCACCTCCACCCTGCGCATGGTGATGACGGCACTCAAGAACAAGGAAATCGACAAGCGCAGCGAGCTCTCCGAGGCAGAAGAGATGCAGACCCTGACCACCATGGTCAAACAGCGTCATGATTCCATCGAGCAATTTACCAAGGGCAACCGCCCCGCGCTTGCTCAAAAGGAAGCAGCCGAGATCGTCGTCATTGAGGCCTACATGCCCAAGGTCGCCGGGGAGAGCGAGATTCGCGATACTGTCTCCGCCGTCATCGCCGAGCTCACTGCCTCTGGCGCAAAACCCGGCCCCCGTGAGATGGGAACCGTCATCAAATCCGTTCAGGCGAAGATCCAGGGCTCTGGACTCCGCGCCGATGGCCGCCAGGTAAGCGACATCGTCAAAGCCGAGCTCGCCAAATAA
- a CDS encoding ribonuclease HI family protein: MDQLNFDSPKAEKREQAGWTIAYCDGGSRGNPGPAGFGVYLQDEKGTVVGELSEFLGRKTNNYAEYSGLLAALEFALDAGHERLRVISDSELMVKQIKGQYRVNSPELRPLYEEAKRRIGRLKSFQIQHVLRDKNKQADRLANLAMDRGMGKPASAAAPAAEHRSERGSEQGPERGQGRASTGASAAGYQIPVVRLGSEGRSAAKPPVKAIRGFVKGGVVHLVEGELPDGVFVKIERE; the protein is encoded by the coding sequence ATGGATCAATTGAATTTCGACTCTCCCAAAGCGGAGAAGCGTGAGCAGGCGGGTTGGACGATCGCGTATTGCGACGGAGGCTCGCGCGGCAATCCAGGACCGGCGGGGTTCGGGGTCTACCTGCAGGATGAGAAGGGCACCGTTGTCGGAGAACTGAGCGAGTTCCTGGGCCGGAAGACGAATAATTACGCGGAGTATTCGGGGCTGCTGGCGGCGCTCGAGTTCGCGCTGGACGCAGGACACGAGAGGTTGCGGGTAATCTCCGACTCAGAGCTGATGGTGAAGCAGATTAAAGGGCAGTATCGCGTAAATAGTCCGGAGCTGCGGCCGCTTTACGAAGAGGCGAAACGCCGCATCGGGCGACTCAAAAGCTTCCAGATTCAGCATGTGCTGCGGGACAAGAATAAGCAGGCGGACCGGCTGGCGAATCTGGCGATGGACCGGGGAATGGGCAAACCTGCGAGCGCTGCTGCGCCTGCTGCGGAACATAGATCGGAGCGGGGATCGGAGCAGGGACCGGAACGAGGGCAGGGGCGAGCCTCTACGGGCGCGAGCGCAGCGGGATATCAAATCCCGGTGGTGCGCTTGGGCTCCGAGGGCAGATCGGCTGCCAAGCCTCCGGTGAAGGCGATCCGCGGATTTGTGAAGGGCGGCGTCGTGCATCTGGTGGAAGGCGAACTGCCGGATGGAGTGTTTGTGAAGATTGAGCGGGAGTAG